In Flavobacterium gelatinilyticum, a genomic segment contains:
- a CDS encoding RNA polymerase sigma factor, which produces MENKQKIFDQLFTQYRDWIFRLCCTYTRSEAQAEDLVQECFSKVWINLSSFEHRSDYSTWIYRIAANTCLMQLRKEKNSPVEYHENLKDNSPEEKPNDKEEQSVFLYKAIAQLNEIDRIIISMVLEDVSQKQIGDVLGITENNVNVKVHRIKKQLKEILSKNN; this is translated from the coding sequence TTGGAAAATAAGCAAAAAATATTCGACCAGCTTTTTACCCAATACCGAGACTGGATTTTTCGTCTGTGCTGCACCTACACCAGAAGCGAAGCACAGGCAGAAGATTTGGTACAGGAATGTTTTTCCAAAGTATGGATAAATCTATCTTCATTCGAACATCGCTCGGATTACAGTACTTGGATTTACAGGATTGCGGCCAATACCTGCCTGATGCAGCTGCGAAAAGAAAAAAACAGTCCGGTAGAATACCATGAGAACCTAAAAGACAATTCTCCTGAGGAAAAACCGAACGATAAGGAAGAGCAGTCCGTTTTCTTATATAAAGCCATCGCCCAGCTCAATGAAATAGACCGCATCATCATCTCGATGGTGCTCGAGGATGTTTCCCAGAAACAAATTGGGGATGTACTGGGAATCACCGAAAATAATGTAAATGTCAAGGTGCATCGCATCAAGAAGCAACTCAAAGAAATACTATCAAAAAACAACTGA
- a CDS encoding alpha/beta hydrolase has protein sequence MKRQFFILAMFLFTLHATAQHAVKVTAVSKKGDPMIFLPHIGCSSAMWQEIAEKYSGRFACYLADFAGFNGQKPLDSLYTENYVNDLRAFIKKEKLKNVILVGQNYGAFVAVKLTSDKSLSIKNIIACDFYPKLSMVLDPAMTDQKLQTIKKGIREATLQMNPADFEANQRQTAEMMNFTDSKNVDRFVEWQKKSDRKTLAETLCEQFSADLLSELQENKIPILVLTTWYFAKKYKNMPISEADKKLKEMYGDTPNITHAVTEQAKDFMANDQPEWFISEMDKFLKQPAVGK, from the coding sequence ATGAAACGACAATTTTTTATTCTCGCGATGTTTCTTTTTACCCTTCACGCGACAGCGCAGCACGCAGTCAAGGTCACGGCAGTGAGCAAAAAAGGTGATCCAATGATTTTTCTACCCCACATCGGCTGTTCATCTGCAATGTGGCAGGAAATCGCTGAAAAATACAGCGGCCGTTTCGCCTGCTATCTAGCCGATTTTGCAGGCTTTAACGGCCAGAAACCCCTTGACAGCTTATACACAGAAAATTATGTGAACGATTTGCGGGCATTCATCAAAAAAGAAAAACTAAAAAATGTTATTTTAGTGGGACAGAATTATGGTGCCTTTGTGGCTGTCAAATTAACCTCGGATAAAAGTCTGAGCATCAAAAACATCATTGCCTGCGATTTTTATCCCAAACTCAGCATGGTGCTGGATCCGGCGATGACAGACCAGAAGCTGCAAACCATCAAAAAGGGCATCCGTGAGGCAACCCTGCAAATGAACCCTGCCGATTTTGAGGCCAACCAGAGACAAACAGCGGAAATGATGAATTTTACAGATTCGAAAAATGTTGACCGTTTTGTCGAGTGGCAGAAAAAATCAGACAGAAAAACACTTGCAGAAACCCTGTGTGAACAATTTAGCGCAGATTTGCTTTCGGAGCTCCAAGAAAATAAAATCCCGATACTGGTTTTAACCACTTGGTATTTTGCAAAAAAGTATAAAAACATGCCGATTTCTGAAGCTGATAAAAAGCTGAAGGAAATGTATGGCGATACGCCAAATATTACGCATGCCGTAACCGAGCAGGCAAAAGATTTTATGGCAAATGACCAGCCAGAATGGTTTATCAGTGAAATGGATAAATTCTTAAAACAGCCTGCTGTTGGAAAATAA
- a CDS encoding nuclear transport factor 2 family protein — MKKSLIIITLFIVTSNVSAQTKNNHLKKQTKMTNTTILHKANEFVKNGDYESFLAYCTANTKWVFIGERILNGKEEVRAYMKEFYLEPPVFSVEKAIEEDNFVMVTGEIRLKNKAGKYEHFDYCDIWRFEDGKIAELKAFVIEKKP; from the coding sequence ATGAAAAAATCATTAATCATTATCACACTATTTATTGTCACATCCAATGTTAGTGCCCAAACAAAAAATAATCATTTAAAAAAACAGACAAAAATGACAAATACAACAATCTTACACAAAGCCAATGAATTTGTGAAAAATGGCGATTACGAAAGTTTTTTAGCTTACTGTACCGCAAATACCAAATGGGTTTTCATTGGTGAGCGTATTCTTAATGGAAAAGAAGAAGTGCGTGCTTATATGAAAGAATTCTACTTGGAGCCACCGGTGTTCAGTGTGGAAAAGGCAATCGAAGAAGACAATTTTGTTATGGTGACGGGGGAAATCCGATTAAAAAATAAGGCCGGAAAATATGAACATTTTGATTATTGTGATATCTGGCGATTCGAAGATGGGAAGATAGCAGAGCTCAAAGCATTTGTCATCGAAAAAAAGCCTTAA
- a CDS encoding DUF1304 domain-containing protein, producing the protein MRPKKYLNGQEDLQFHTRAFIPRKKALAANQGLYSGFLAAGLIWSLFISDLFWQRNIALFFLSCILTAAIYRALTAGRAIFFKQGLPALAALVLVLWPSC; encoded by the coding sequence GTGCGTCCAAAGAAATACTTAAATGGGCAGGAAGACCTTCAATTCCATACCCGCGCATTTATTCCCAGAAAAAAAGCATTGGCCGCCAACCAGGGGCTTTACAGCGGCTTTCTTGCCGCGGGGCTTATATGGTCATTGTTTATCTCTGATTTGTTCTGGCAGCGCAACATTGCACTGTTTTTTCTTTCCTGCATTTTGACCGCGGCAATTTACAGGGCTCTTACAGCCGGCAGGGCTATTTTCTTCAAGCAGGGACTTCCTGCATTGGCCGCCCTTGTTCTGGTGTTATGGCCTTCTTGTTAA
- a CDS encoding winged helix-turn-helix transcriptional regulator has protein sequence MKTQKKRSDCPVSFSLEAFGDKWSLLIVRDLMLKKKCTYGELAKSDEKIATNILAARLLSLEENGIIQKMEHPDSKAKVLYQLTQKGMDLIPIIVEINLWAEKYTNIPEERKELLAQMNADKEGFIKNALKELELNL, from the coding sequence ATGAAAACTCAAAAAAAGAGATCAGACTGCCCGGTAAGTTTTTCACTTGAAGCCTTTGGTGACAAGTGGTCGCTGTTGATTGTTAGAGATTTAATGCTTAAAAAAAAATGTACCTATGGCGAATTGGCAAAATCCGATGAGAAGATCGCAACTAACATTTTAGCCGCTCGACTGCTCTCGTTAGAAGAAAACGGAATTATTCAGAAAATGGAGCATCCCGACAGTAAAGCCAAAGTATTGTATCAATTGACACAGAAAGGAATGGATTTAATTCCAATAATTGTTGAAATTAATCTTTGGGCAGAAAAGTATACCAACATTCCTGAAGAAAGAAAGGAATTGCTGGCACAAATGAATGCTGATAAGGAAGGATTTATTAAAAATGCTTTAAAAGAACTTGAATTAAATCTATAG
- a CDS encoding Hsp20/alpha crystallin family protein: MNLIKRNGSHVPAFQRLFFDDVFGRDLFNWENNNFSTTSTTLPSVNIKETDENYEVEVAAPGMSRDDFKVTLDNGQLLISSFKQEHVNKEQENYTRREFSYQSFQRSFVLPKNVVDEDRIRARYENGILLLSIPKLEQARQKSPRMIEIS; this comes from the coding sequence ATGAATCTTATTAAAAGAAACGGAAGCCATGTGCCGGCTTTCCAACGCTTGTTTTTTGATGATGTTTTTGGCCGCGATCTTTTCAATTGGGAAAACAACAATTTTTCAACCACAAGCACCACACTGCCTTCAGTGAATATTAAGGAAACTGACGAGAATTATGAAGTAGAGGTTGCAGCTCCCGGCATGAGCAGGGATGACTTTAAGGTTACCCTTGATAATGGACAGCTGCTTATTTCTTCCTTTAAGCAGGAACACGTTAATAAAGAGCAAGAAAATTACACCCGCAGAGAGTTCAGCTACCAATCTTTCCAGAGAAGTTTTGTGCTTCCCAAAAATGTAGTGGACGAAGATAGAATTCGTGCCCGATACGAAAATGGAATTTTACTGCTGTCTATTCCAAAACTGGAACAGGCCAGACAAAAGTCTCCAAGGATGATAGAGATTTCTTAA
- a CDS encoding SDR family oxidoreductase, protein MELKGKIILITGGSAGIGLEAAKQFITEGAKVIITGRDQKKLDLAKKMYPSITTIKSDASSQEAAVALYNQINEMGGIDILYNNAGIMNGQDNLGFSNSKHFEKAAMEINTNYLGVILLNDLFLDMLKSRKEAAIINTSSILSYTPSNLVPTYSASKAAVRFYTEALRDHLQIIGSRIKIFELLPPLVKTNMSEGMEGKSITPDVLIDALIKGLKNNTYTIRVGDTKAIYLLNRFLPKLAYKLLNHKGITARLQS, encoded by the coding sequence ATGGAATTAAAAGGTAAGATAATTTTGATTACAGGTGGATCTGCCGGAATCGGATTAGAGGCTGCAAAACAGTTCATTACAGAAGGTGCTAAAGTAATTATTACAGGAAGAGATCAGAAAAAATTGGATCTTGCCAAAAAAATGTATCCATCCATTACGACCATTAAAAGTGATGCGTCCAGCCAGGAAGCCGCGGTTGCTTTGTACAACCAAATTAATGAAATGGGTGGTATCGATATACTTTATAACAATGCCGGAATTATGAATGGTCAGGATAATTTAGGTTTCAGTAATTCAAAACATTTTGAAAAAGCTGCCATGGAAATTAATACTAACTACTTAGGAGTTATTCTCTTAAATGATCTTTTTCTGGATATGCTTAAAAGCAGAAAAGAAGCAGCTATTATCAATACATCATCGATATTGAGTTACACGCCGTCTAATCTTGTACCAACTTATTCAGCATCAAAAGCTGCGGTACGTTTTTATACAGAAGCATTACGAGATCATTTACAGATAATTGGAAGCAGAATAAAAATATTTGAATTATTGCCACCGTTGGTAAAAACAAATATGTCTGAGGGAATGGAAGGTAAATCGATAACACCAGATGTGCTAATTGATGCTTTAATAAAAGGATTAAAAAACAATACGTACACTATTCGTGTTGGCGATACAAAAGCGATTTATCTGTTAAATAGATTTTTACCAAAGTTAGCTTACAAGTTATTGAATCATAAAGGTATTACGGCCAGATTGCAATCTTAA
- a CDS encoding SDR family NAD(P)-dependent oxidoreductase, with the protein MEQNNYQGKLQKATGSGFDAKSTSNKVIKGIDLKGKIAIVTGGNTGIGLETVKTLARAGATVIVPARDVEKAKRNLEGIANVQIEKMDLMNPDSIDAFAEKFLLSGQPLHLLINNAGIMWVPLRRDKRGYESQLATNYLALFQITARLWPALKKADGARVVNVSSGGHQFSDFDFEDPNFLNREYETLQGYGQSKTAVNLFSVELDTLAKAYNVRSYSLCPGAVGETELAREAPVDLFQKLGYSDAEGNILPEVAASLKTIPQGASTTLWAATSKLLNDIGGVYCENTDIAALSSNDAIIGGIKSYSLDQKNAKRLWKLSEEMTGIKFDLH; encoded by the coding sequence ATGGAACAGAATAATTATCAGGGAAAATTGCAGAAAGCTACAGGTTCCGGATTTGATGCCAAATCCACCTCAAACAAGGTTATAAAAGGAATTGATCTTAAGGGAAAAATTGCCATTGTTACGGGCGGAAATACAGGTATTGGTCTGGAAACGGTGAAAACACTTGCCAGAGCCGGCGCAACAGTGATCGTACCTGCCAGAGATGTCGAAAAAGCCAAAAGAAATCTGGAAGGAATTGCAAATGTGCAAATAGAAAAAATGGATTTAATGAATCCCGATTCTATAGATGCTTTTGCTGAAAAGTTTTTGCTTTCAGGACAACCGCTTCATCTGCTCATTAACAATGCAGGAATTATGTGGGTGCCGCTCCGCAGGGATAAGCGAGGATATGAATCGCAGCTGGCAACCAATTATCTGGCGCTGTTTCAGATCACAGCAAGATTATGGCCTGCATTAAAAAAAGCAGATGGCGCAAGGGTGGTTAATGTTTCTTCAGGAGGACACCAATTTTCAGATTTTGATTTTGAAGATCCTAATTTTCTAAATCGGGAGTATGAAACTTTGCAGGGATATGGACAGTCAAAAACAGCAGTTAATCTTTTTTCGGTTGAATTAGATACACTTGCAAAAGCCTATAATGTGCGCAGTTATTCTTTATGTCCGGGCGCTGTTGGAGAAACAGAATTAGCAAGGGAAGCACCAGTTGATTTGTTTCAAAAACTGGGTTACAGTGATGCTGAAGGAAATATACTGCCGGAAGTTGCAGCGTCATTAAAAACAATTCCGCAAGGTGCATCTACAACCCTTTGGGCAGCCACGAGCAAATTGCTGAATGATATTGGCGGGGTTTATTGTGAAAATACAGATATAGCAGCATTGAGTTCAAATGATGCAATTATTGGCGGTATTAAATCGTATTCATTAGATCAAAAAAATGCAAAACGTTTGTGGAAATTAAGCGAGGAGATGACTGGAATAAAATTCGATCTTCATTAA
- a CDS encoding bestrophin family protein — protein sequence MLTNTKIPVSYLFNKVKYEIFFVLVIGMLVHYLTTEFKNIIPLMPITIPAFIGTAISVILSFKLNQSYDRWWEARKIWGSIVNDSRSLVLQLQSFVDREHQNEIREIGLRHIAWCYSLGQTLRGLDPVAGLENFISEAEIQEASKQSNKPLAVLQVNTLQIAALKEKKALDIFSQVQLNNTMVNFSNYMGMAERIKNTVFPITYRIFLHFFIYIFIVTLSIALRDIESYFEIPLLLTISTTFFLLEKTATHLQDPFRNRPTDTPVTAIARTIEINIKDLLKEKEIPEPLAPEKYYQL from the coding sequence ATGCTCACTAATACTAAAATCCCGGTTTCATACCTTTTCAATAAAGTCAAGTATGAAATTTTCTTTGTGCTGGTCATCGGCATGCTGGTTCATTATCTCACTACGGAGTTTAAAAACATTATTCCTTTAATGCCCATCACTATTCCCGCATTCATCGGAACGGCCATTTCGGTGATACTCTCCTTCAAGCTCAATCAGTCTTATGACCGCTGGTGGGAAGCCCGAAAAATTTGGGGAAGCATCGTCAACGACAGCAGAAGCCTGGTGTTGCAGCTGCAGTCATTTGTAGACAGGGAACATCAAAATGAAATCAGGGAAATTGGCCTCAGGCACATCGCCTGGTGCTACAGTCTGGGACAGACCTTGCGAGGCTTGGATCCTGTCGCTGGTTTGGAGAATTTTATTTCCGAAGCTGAAATACAAGAAGCTTCAAAACAAAGCAACAAACCCTTGGCCGTGCTGCAAGTCAATACCCTTCAGATAGCAGCGCTGAAAGAGAAAAAGGCCCTTGATATTTTCTCACAGGTGCAGCTCAACAATACCATGGTCAATTTTTCCAATTATATGGGAATGGCCGAGCGCATCAAAAACACTGTTTTTCCGATAACCTACAGGATATTTCTGCATTTTTTCATCTACATTTTTATTGTAACCCTTTCCATTGCCCTGAGGGATATCGAAAGCTATTTTGAAATCCCTTTGCTTTTAACCATTTCAACGACTTTTTTCCTTTTGGAAAAGACCGCCACCCACCTACAGGATCCTTTCAGAAACCGGCCGACCGATACCCCGGTAACGGCGATTGCCAGAACCATTGAAATAAACATCAAGGATTTATTGAAAGAAAAAGAAATTCCTGAACCTTTGGCGCCTGAAAAATATTATCAGTTATAG
- a CDS encoding cation:proton antiporter encodes MLSQLFSGIAVLSLIVLLLILLLRRLKQPYFIAYIAAGVLLGPQVFNIIHKPDVISELGEIGIIIMMFSIGSEIDLQYLTRNFYKPLLISVVQVVLSFICMYFVGSYAGWEMTIIVLTAFTISISSSAIVFQYLARTGQIKSQLGMITCGVLLMQDILVIPMMLALNFMSGTAVSAVQLIKVCAGGVLMILFLKGALTKKLFKIPMRKEITVDHELQVFIGFSICFTMAWISGWFGLSTAFGAFASGILIGHDKATRWLGSSLIPFRVFFMAFFFLAVGLQLDINFFIQNTGTIILISFSVLFINSLINTILFKLTKNSWRDSLYAGALLSQIGEFSFILMTMAASLKLVENYTYQITLAVITSTMMLTAIWLMIIQRLIFRLK; translated from the coding sequence ATGCTCTCACAATTATTCTCGGGGATTGCTGTGCTTTCCCTTATTGTCTTATTGTTGATTTTATTGCTTCGGCGGTTAAAGCAGCCTTATTTTATCGCCTACATAGCGGCCGGTGTGCTTTTAGGTCCTCAGGTATTTAATATTATCCACAAACCTGATGTGATATCAGAGCTTGGTGAGATAGGGATCATTATTATGATGTTTTCCATAGGAAGCGAGATTGACCTTCAATATCTCACGCGTAATTTTTACAAGCCGCTGTTGATTTCAGTTGTTCAGGTCGTGCTTAGTTTTATCTGCATGTATTTTGTTGGATCATATGCAGGATGGGAAATGACAATAATTGTACTGACTGCCTTTACAATCAGCATCAGCAGTTCGGCCATTGTATTTCAGTATCTGGCCAGAACAGGCCAAATTAAAAGTCAGCTCGGCATGATTACCTGCGGTGTATTATTAATGCAGGATATATTGGTTATACCTATGATGCTGGCTTTGAATTTTATGTCAGGTACCGCTGTATCAGCAGTTCAATTGATAAAAGTATGCGCAGGAGGCGTATTGATGATTCTTTTTTTGAAAGGGGCTCTGACTAAAAAACTTTTTAAAATTCCGATGCGCAAAGAGATTACTGTTGACCATGAACTGCAGGTTTTTATCGGCTTTAGTATCTGTTTCACAATGGCTTGGATCAGCGGATGGTTTGGCTTGTCTACTGCCTTTGGTGCTTTTGCTTCAGGAATATTAATCGGGCATGATAAGGCAACCCGCTGGCTGGGTAGTTCCCTTATTCCTTTTAGGGTATTTTTTATGGCTTTCTTTTTCTTAGCTGTAGGACTGCAGTTAGATATTAATTTTTTTATTCAAAATACAGGTACAATTATATTGATTTCATTTTCAGTACTCTTTATAAACAGCCTGATTAATACCATTCTTTTTAAACTGACTAAGAACTCCTGGCGAGACAGTTTATATGCAGGGGCACTCTTATCGCAGATAGGGGAATTCAGTTTTATTTTAATGACCATGGCAGCTTCTTTAAAATTAGTAGAAAATTATACGTATCAAATAACATTGGCTGTAATTACTTCAACGATGATGCTGACTGCAATCTGGCTTATGATTATTCAGCGGCTGATTTTCAGGCTGAAATAG
- a CDS encoding DUF6922 domain-containing protein yields MLIFDSNQILKKIIESAKNIPDLHPKFFWDFRIDKIVWQGGYKMAIGRIIECGDRIRLMRSCVFTAMKK; encoded by the coding sequence TTGCTTATATTTGATAGTAACCAAATTTTAAAAAAAATAATCGAATCAGCTAAAAACATCCCTGACCTTCATCCTAAATTCTTCTGGGATTTCAGAATTGACAAGATCGTTTGGCAAGGGGGATATAAAATGGCAATCGGACGTATTATAGAGTGTGGGGACAGGATCAGATTGATGAGATCATGCGTTTTTACGGCTATGAAAAAGTAA
- a CDS encoding helix-turn-helix domain-containing protein, giving the protein MDYQVNYINPEIKLSSYTGKLFKTEAAFNDHLLVWLISGETKIIQADETFVFGAGNTFLIPRNQLAAIINIPKDGLPHKAVAMHLSAKRLREFYDHENAKLKTATPKIFSFHKHPLLESCLASLIPYFEMQENFPENIASLKITEAISILRTIDPHIDAVLANFDEPYKIDLIAFMEKNFMFNMPLEKFGYLTGRSLTTFKRDFHKAFNITPQRWLTKKRLELAHYQLSEKNKKPVDIYYETGFENLSHFSFAFKKQFGYSPTELQRMNKNF; this is encoded by the coding sequence ATGGATTATCAGGTAAATTACATAAACCCAGAGATTAAACTTTCTAGTTATACCGGCAAGCTGTTTAAAACGGAAGCCGCGTTTAATGATCATTTGCTTGTGTGGTTAATTTCGGGGGAAACGAAAATTATTCAGGCAGATGAAACTTTTGTATTTGGTGCTGGAAATACTTTTTTAATTCCCCGAAATCAATTGGCTGCCATCATTAATATTCCAAAAGATGGTTTGCCGCACAAAGCAGTTGCCATGCATTTATCGGCAAAAAGACTTCGGGAATTTTATGATCACGAAAATGCAAAGTTAAAAACGGCGACACCAAAAATTTTCAGTTTCCATAAACATCCTTTATTGGAAAGCTGCTTGGCTTCGCTGATTCCTTATTTTGAAATGCAGGAAAATTTTCCCGAAAATATCGCTTCCTTAAAAATTACTGAGGCAATTTCGATACTTAGAACTATTGACCCGCATATAGATGCTGTACTGGCAAACTTTGATGAACCTTACAAGATTGATTTAATTGCTTTTATGGAGAAGAACTTTATGTTTAATATGCCATTGGAAAAGTTTGGCTATTTAACAGGCCGGAGTCTGACCACTTTTAAGCGTGATTTTCATAAGGCTTTCAACATTACACCGCAACGCTGGCTAACCAAAAAAAGATTAGAACTAGCCCATTATCAGCTTAGTGAAAAAAACAAAAAACCTGTTGACATTTATTATGAAACAGGTTTTGAAAATTTATCGCATTTTTCATTTGCATTCAAAAAACAGTTTGGTTATTCGCCAACTGAATTGCAAAGAATGAATAAAAATTTTTAA
- a CDS encoding response regulator, giving the protein MTSSETPSGENLNEKEPVKIILAEDDKDDQELFIDALDEADIPSEVTAVENGQQLVNTLRDKSQPDPDIIFIDVNMPVKGGKQALKEIKGDKELRDIPAVMLSTWNHPSDIEDTFEKGADLYVQKPNSFAGFVLLLKKVFLLHWAKALLRPVISLFFVSEKNISQRD; this is encoded by the coding sequence ATGACAAGCTCTGAAACCCCCTCTGGTGAAAACTTAAATGAAAAGGAGCCGGTAAAAATTATACTGGCCGAGGATGATAAGGACGATCAGGAATTATTCATTGATGCCCTTGATGAAGCTGATATTCCCTCTGAGGTAACTGCGGTTGAAAACGGGCAGCAGCTCGTGAATACACTCAGGGATAAATCCCAGCCCGATCCCGATATTATTTTTATAGATGTCAATATGCCTGTTAAAGGGGGCAAACAGGCGCTGAAAGAAATAAAGGGCGATAAAGAGCTTCGCGACATTCCTGCGGTCATGCTCTCCACCTGGAACCATCCTTCGGATATTGAAGATACCTTTGAAAAGGGGGCGGACCTTTATGTCCAGAAGCCAAATTCTTTTGCCGGCTTTGTGCTGCTGCTAAAGAAAGTCTTTCTTCTGCACTGGGCCAAAGCTTTATTGAGACCCGTTATAAGTTTATTTTTTGTTTCTGAAAAGAATATATCGCAGCGGGACTAA
- a CDS encoding histone H1, with protein sequence MKYNAHGIGGSCVKAAGARARKSTLEIEKLLKEFRKVSIEESKK encoded by the coding sequence TTGAAATATAATGCCCATGGCATAGGGGGCAGCTGCGTTAAAGCGGCCGGAGCAAGAGCCCGCAAATCAACTTTAGAAATCGAAAAACTATTGAAGGAGTTTAGAAAAGTTTCTATCGAAGAATCGAAAAAATAA